The Streptomyces venezuelae genomic interval CCTCGCCGGAGGTGCCGATGACCTCCTCGTGGCCCTCGTGGCCGATGAGGAGGATGTCGAAGTCCTCGTTGGCGAAGCGGACGGCTTCCTTGTGGACCTTGGTGACCAGCGGGCAGGTCGCGTCGATCGTCGCGAGCCGGCCCTGGCGGGCCTCCTCGTGGACGGTCGGGGCGACGCCGTGCGCGGAGAACATCACGATGTTGCCCGGCGGCACCTCGGTCGCCTGGTCGACGAAGATCGCGCCCTTCCGCTCCAGCGTCTGGACCACGTACTTGTTGTGGACGATCTCGTGGCGTACGTAGATCGGTGCCCCGTACTGCTCCAGGGCCTTCTCCACGGCGATCACGGCACGGTCCACGCCCGCGCAGTAGCCGCGGGGAGCGGCGAGCAGGACACGCTTCGGGCGGTTCGTCGCGGGGGCGGACTCGGGCGTCGACGCGGGCGTTGCAGTCATGCGTCCCATCGTAAGGCCGCGTCGGTCAGCGCTTTGATCGGTGTCGTGGCCGAGACTGACCGCATGGCCGAGGATCCGCAGGTGGCTGGGCGCGAGGGGCACGGGGAACACGGGGAGCACACGGATCTCCGTCGGAGCCTCGGCTTCCGTGACCTGGTCGTCTACGGGCTCCTCTTCATCGCTCCGATGGCCCCTGTCGGTGTCTTCGGCACCCTCGACGCCAAGTCCCACGGGGCCGTCGCACTGGTGTACGTCGTGGCCACCGTCGCGATGGCCTTCACGGCCTTCAGCTACGCCCAGATGGTGCGGGTCGCCCCCCAGGCCGGCTCGGTCTTCACGTACGCCCGCAAGGGGCTCGGCGAGGGGACCGGATTCGTCGCGGGCTGGATGGCGCTCCTCGACTACCTGCTGATCCCCGCCGTCGCCTACCTCTTCGCGGGCATCGCCATGGAGGCGCTGGTCCCGGAGGTGGACCGGTGGGTGTGGACCGGCATCGCCGTGGTGGTGACGACCCTGCTCAACCTGTGGGGCGTCCGCGCCGCGGCCCGGGTCGGCTTCGCCGTGCTCGCGATGGAGATCGTCGTCCTGCTGGTCTTCGTCGTGTCGGCGGTGGTGGTGCTCGCACGGGACGGGGCGCGGCGCGACTGGTGGTCGCCGCTGACCGGTGACGTGTCGTTCTCGCTCGCCGCCGTCATCGGCGCGGTGTCGGTCGCGGTCCTGTCGTATCTGGGCTTCGACGCGATCGCGTCCTTCGCGGAGGAGGTGACGGGCGGTTCGGCGAAGGTCGCGCGGGCGGTGCTGGTCTGCCTGGCGCTCGCGGGCGCGCTGTTCGTGGCGCAGACGTGGCTCGTGGCCCTCCTCGAACCGGTCTCCTCGGCCGAGCTCGCCGCCGATCCGGTGAAGCAGGGTTCGGCCTTCTACGACGCCGTGGAGGCGTCGGTCGGCGGCTGGCTGCACGACCTGGTCGCGGTCTCGAAGGCGATCGGCGCGGCGTTCGCCGCCCTCGCGGGGCAGGCGGCCGGTGGCCGGCTGCTCTTCGCGATGGGCCGCGAGCGGCGGCTGCCGCACGTCCTCGCCCGGACGGACTCGGGGGTGCCTCGGGTGGCGCTGCTCGTGGCGGCGACGGTGACGATGGTGGCGGCGCTGTGGGCGGCGCGGCAGGACGACGGCCTGGACCACCTGGTGTCGGTGGTCGACGTCGGCGCGCTGACGGCGTTCGTGCTGCTGCACGCGAGCGTGGTGGGGTGGTTCGCGGTACGGAGGGCGGAGGGGCCGCCGCACTGGCTGAAGCACGTCGTCATGCCGGTCGTCGGGGCGGCGATCCTGATCGCGGTGATCGTGGAGGCCTCGGTCGCCGCGCAGGTGGTGGGCGTGGTGTGGCTGGGGATCGGTTTCGTCGTCCTGGCCGTGCAGGGCACGGCGCGGATGCCGGCGGCGCGGCCCTGACGTGTTCGCCGCGGGCGCTGCGGCGCGCGTGACCGTCCCCGTCTCCGTACGGGCCGCGCGCCCGTTCCCGTACGTGCTGCCGCCCCTTCGGCGTCCCCGCCCTCGTACACGTTGTCGTACCGCGCCGTTACGCTCGGTCCATGGCTCTGACTACGTCCGCCGAAGCACCGCTTCCCGTCGGTGAGGTCTCCCGGCTGATCGGGGGCTGGATCGACCGGCTCGGAGCGATCTGGGTCGAGGGGCAGATCACGCAGCTGTCGCGCCGCCCGGGCGCCGGGGTCGTCTTCCTGACGCTGCGGGATCCCTCGTACGACATCTCCATCGGCGTCACCTGCTACCGCCAGGTCTTCGACTCGGTCGCGGACCTGGTGTCCGAGGGCGCCCGCGTCGTCGTGCACGCCAAGCCCGAGTGGTACGCGCCGCGCGGGCAGCTGTCGCTGCGGGCCGCGGAGATCAAGCCGGTCGGGATCGGCGAGCTGCTCGCCCGTCTTGAGCAGCTGAAGCGGAGCCTGGCGGCCGAGGGGCTCTTCGCGCTCGACCGGAAGAAGCCCCTGCCGTTCCTGCCGCACCTGATCGGGCTCGTCTGCGGCCGGGCCTCGGCGGCGGAGCGGGACGTCCTGGAGAACGCGCGGCGCCGCTGGCCGGCCGTCCGCTTCGAGGTGCGGAACGTCCCGGTGCAGGGCGTGAAGGCGGTCCCGCAGGTCGTCCAGGCGGTGAAGGAGCTCGACGCCCACGAGGACGTGGACGTGATCATCGTCGCGCGGGGCGGCGGCAGCGTCGAGGACCTGCTGCCCTTCTCGGACGAGCAGCTCGTCCGGGCCGTCGCCGACTGCCGTACGCCGGTGGTCTCCGCGATCGGGCACGAGCCGGACTCGCCCCTCCTCGACCTGGTGGCGGACCTGCGGGCCTCGACGCCGACCGACGCGGCCAAGAAGGTCGTACCGGACGTCGGCGAGGAGCTCGACCGGGTGCGCGGGCTGCGGGACCGGGCGCTGCGGACCGTGCGGGGGCTCCTGGAGCGGGAGGAGCGCGGTCTCGCGCACGCCCTCGGGCGGCCCGTCATGGAGCATCCGCAGCGGATGGTCGAGGTCCGCGAGGACGAGGTCGACGCGCTGCTCGCGCGGAGCCGGCGGGTCCTGGGGCACCTCCTGGACCGGGCCGACTCCGAGCTGTCGCACACCCGGGCGCGGGTCAGGGCGCTGTCGCCCGCCGCGACGATGGAGCGGGGGTACGCGGTGCTCCAGCGGGCGGACGGCTCGGTGGTCCGCTCGCCCGATGAGGTCGCGGAGGGCGAGGAGCTGCGGGCGCGGGTCGCCGAGGGCGAGTTCGCGGTGCGGCGCGTGGACGCGGGCGCGGGCGCGGGCCCGGACGGGGCCGGTCCGGCCTGAGCGGGCCCGCATCGGCGAGGACATCGAGAGAGAAGCGGACACACGGAGGTGGAGCACATGGCAGCCGGTACGGAAGAGGCGGCGCTCGGGTACGAGCAGGCGCGGGACGAGCTCGTCGAGGTCGTCCGGCGGCTGGAGGCCGGCGGGACGTCCCTGGAGGAGTCCCTCGCGCTCTGGGAGCGCGGCGAGGAGCTGGCGAAGGTCTGCCGGCGGCGGCTGGAGGGCGCCCGGGCGCGCCTCGACGCCTCCCTGGCGGCGGAGCGGGCGGCGGAGGCGGAGGCGGAGGGCACGGAGGAGTAGCAGCCCTGCCGGGGCTCGCGGCGTCCTTCCGGGATCCGGACGGGGCGTCCCGGCCCGGCATGCCCTGCCGTAGACTCGGGAGTGAAGCGGATCACTATCCGGATGGATTGGTTGAACTTTCACCAATCCTGGGCGTACTGTCGAGGACGTCGCTCGAACTTCCTTGCGGGCGATCCTCTTTTGCAGTCCGGAAGGTACGCAGCATGTCTCTCGCCCTTGACTCCGCCGCCCAGGACCTCCTCTTCCGTGAGGCCCGCACCGCCAACACGTTCACCGACGAGCCGGTGACCGACGAGCAGGTCCAGGCGATCTACGACCTGGTGAAGTACGGCCCGACCGCCTTCAACCAGACCCCGCTGCGCATCACCCTGGTCCGCTCCCCCGAGGCCCGCGAGCGCCTGGTCAAGCACATGGCCGAGGGCAACCAGCCGAAGACGGCGGCCGCACCGCTGGTCGCGATCCTCTCCGCGGACAACGAGTTCCACGAGGAGCTCCCGGCCCTGCTCCCGCACTTCCCGCAGGCCAAGGACATGTTCTTCGCGGAGCGCCCGGTCCGCGAGCAGTCCGCCGTGCTGAACGCCGCCCTTCAGGCCGCGTACTTCATCGTCGGCGTCCGCGCCGCCGGCCTCGCCGCCGGCCCGATGACCGGCCTCGACTTCGCCGGCGTCCAGAAGGAGTTCCTGGACGACGACCACACCCCGCTGATGGTCGTCAACATCGGCAAGCCGGGCGAGGACGCCTGGTTCCCGCGCTCCCCGCGCCTGGCCTACGACGAGGTCGTCACCACCGTCTGACGCCCACGCCGGACCGCACGTACGGGAAGGGCCCCGCACTCACCGAGTGCGGGGCCCTTCCCGTACGTCCCACCTGCCCGTCAGGCCTTCTGCGGCTTGAGCGAGCCCGCCATCTCAGCCAGCCGCTCGAAGGACGCCGTGCCGGTCACGACCGTCGTCGAGCCGCCCTCCGCCCGGACGAGCGCGTCGTACTTCGGCCCCTCCCAGCGCTGCCACACCTGCCCGGCCACCGTCTGGGTCCTTCCGGTGTTCTTCGCCTCGTGCGTCACCTCGGGCACGTACTTGCCCGGGGCCGCCGTCGACTGGTGGATCGCCACGTACTGCGTGTCCGGGGAGAGGAACCCGAGCTGCCAGGCGTCGCTCTTCTCGCGCTTGTACGAGACGACCGTCGCCTTCCAGTCCGCCCCGAGGCCCTCGGGGGCCAGCACCGGATACGGTGCCGCCCGCTGGGCCGTCAGGAGCTCGACGCGGTAGTCCTTCGCCTGGACCGGAGCCGCGCTCTCGTCGTGCGGGATGAAGAGATACATCACTCCCGCAGCGACCATGATCACCCCGAGGGACTGGAACATCCCTCGTACCGTCTGCCTACCTCGCATACCTGCCACGCCCCACATGGTCGCATCATGATGCTCTGCTCAAACGTGGGCCCCTCTGCTCATTTTGTCGACGTACCGATAGAGTCGGAGCACCCTCGTTTTTCCGGCCGTCGCCGTTCCCGGCCGTCGCCGTACAGAAAGGTGCGCTTCGATGACCGAGAGCCATCACCTGCCGCCCGAGCTCGTCGTCTCCCCCGAGGCCCCCGACCGCAACCTCGCCCTCGAGCTGGTCCGCGTCACCGAGGCCGCCGCCATGGCCGCCGGCCGCTGGGTCGGCCGCGGCGACAAGATCGGCGCGGACGGCGCGGCGGTCAACGCCATGCGGACCCTGATCTCCACCGTCTCGATGAACGGCGTCGTCGTCATCGGCGAGGGCGAGAAGGACGAAGCCCCGATGCTGTTCAACGGCGAGCGGGTCGGCGACGGCACCGGTGCCGAGGTCGACATCGCCGTCGACCCGATCGACGGCACCACGCTCAACGCCAAGGGCATGCCGAACGCGATCGCCGTCCTGGCCGCCGCCGACCGCGGCACCATGTTCGACCCGTCCGCGGTGTTCTACATGGACAAGCTGGTCACCGGCCCCGAGGCCGCCGACTTCGTCGACATCAACGCCCCCGTCTCGGTCAACATCCGCCGGGTCGCCAAGGCCAAGAACTCCTCGCCCGAGGACATCACGGTCATGATCCTGGACCGCCCCCGCCACGAGGGCATCGTCAAGGAGATCCGCGAGACCGGGGCCCGGATCAAGTTCATCTCGGACGGCGACGTCGCCGGTTCGATCATGGCCGTCCGCGAGGGCACCGGCGTCGACATGCTCATGGGCGTCGGCGGCACCCCCGAGGGCATCATCTCCGCCTGCGCCATCAAGTGCCTCGGCGGTGTGATCCAGGGCAAGCTGTGGCCGAAGGACGAGGCCGAGCGGCAGAAGGCGCTCGACGCGGGCCACGACCTGGACCGGGTGCTCTCCACGAACGACCTGGTCAGCGGCGACAACGTCTTCTTCGTCGCGACCGGCATCACCGACGGCGAGCTGCTGCGCGGTGTGCGCTACCGCGCCGAGACGGCGACGACGCAGTCGCTGGTCATGCGCTCGAAGTCCGGCACGATCCGCCAGATCGACTCGACGCACCGGCTCTCGAAGCTGCGCGCGTACAGCAAGATCGACTTCGATCGCGCCAAGTGAGCGGCTGAGCAGCCGAGCTCCTGAGCGGAACGGAACGAAGAGGGGCGCCCCCATGTGCGGTGGGGGCGCCCCTTCCCGTACGGGCCGCGACGGGGTCCGCTCCCCCGTCAGCCCGCCTGGGCGATCCGTCCGTCGGTCGCGGACGCCTTCCTGAGCTCCACCTCACGCCGCCGGCGCCGGGCCAGGACCACTCGGCGCTCCGCCGCGGTGAGCCCGCCCCACACCCCGTACGGCTCGGGCTGGAGCAGCGCGTGCTCCCGGCACTCGACCATCACGGGACAGCGGGCACAGACGCGCTTGGCCGCCTCCTCGCGCGCGAGCCGCGCGGCGGTCGGCTCCTTGGAGGGGGCGAAGAACAGCCCGGCCTCGTCCCGGCGGCACACCGCCTCCGCGTGCCAGGGGCCGGCCTCGTCCTCCCGGGCAGGTGTGCGCTGAGGGGGTACGGCGGCGACCTGGAGGGGCTGATGCGGCAGTGGCAGCACGGTCTACTCCTGACGACGGCTTCGCGAGCGAGCGGCGATGCAGCAGCCCTACCCGCTGTGCGCGCGCCTATGCACTGCGTGCCGCGCCGTTCCGCACTGCGGATACCCGTGGGCGAAAACCGGTCACCGACCGACCGGACCGGCTTCGGGCCGGCGCAGGCCGACCGCCGGGTCGGTGGCCGGGCCGGTGGCCGGGTCAGTGACCGAGGTGTTTGCGCAGCTTGCTCTGGAGGTCGGTGATCCACTTGCCGCGCTTGGGCCTCGCCTCGACGTTGCCGAAGACCGAGTAGCCGTTGACGACGACGACCGGGGCCTGCGGGTCGACGCCCTCCAGGGTCACGACCTCGAAGTTGCCGAAGATTCCGCTGCCGTTGCCGCGCAGGCTCACGTTCTCCGGGACCCGCACCTCGACGTTCCCGAAGATCGACGTGGCGTTGATCGTCGTGACGCGCTGCGCGAAGATCGCCTCGGTCAGATCGATCTCGATGTTGCCGAAGAGCGCGAACGCGTTCGTCCTGCGGCTCACCCGCCACCGGCCCTTGCGGGTCGTGCTGGAGAAGATCGCGACCAGGCTGTCCGCCTCGCCGCCGGCATCGGCCGGATCGTCCTCGTACACCGGCTCGGGGTCCCGGCGGGTCCGGGCGCTCGGCAGGTCGCGGACGATCGGCTCCAGCTCTCCCACGGTCTTGGCGCGGTAGACCGCGTCGATCCGGTCCGAGTGCTCCTCGGGATCGATCCGGCCCTCGGCCAGGGCATCCCGGAGGATGTCCGCGATCCGGTCCCGGTCCGCGTCGGACGCCCGCAACGAGCCTCGCGGGTCGGCGAAAGCGGTCTCGGCAGGGGCGGGCTCGGCGGGAGCGGCCGAACGCTGCGGCTGCGGCTGCTTTTCGGGTTCGGGCTTCTTTTCGAGGTCCACGGAGCCAGCCTAGCGAAACGCGATAGATCGCGACCAGTGGGCGGGGCCGGACCCGTGGAGGAAGTACGCGGCGAACCGGCGCGCGGGGGCGGCGGGTTGAGGCCACGCCGACGGAGTCCCGGCACCGCACGCCGGCGACCGCACGCCGCCCGCGGACCGACCGCAAGCCGGCCGCGAGCCGGCCGCGAGCCGGCCGCCGCCCTCCGGAACCCGCCACATCGGCGCGGTCCCGCGTCCAAGTGAGCCTTACCTCACAGGATCGGGGCCGCGGCAGCGTTCTACGCTGGAGTGCGCGCGGCCAATGGAGGCGGCGCTGCTGTCTGCCGAGTGAGGAATGGCCG includes:
- a CDS encoding malonic semialdehyde reductase → MSLALDSAAQDLLFREARTANTFTDEPVTDEQVQAIYDLVKYGPTAFNQTPLRITLVRSPEARERLVKHMAEGNQPKTAAAPLVAILSADNEFHEELPALLPHFPQAKDMFFAERPVREQSAVLNAALQAAYFIVGVRAAGLAAGPMTGLDFAGVQKEFLDDDHTPLMVVNIGKPGEDAWFPRSPRLAYDEVVTTV
- a CDS encoding WhiB family transcriptional regulator; this encodes MLPLPHQPLQVAAVPPQRTPAREDEAGPWHAEAVCRRDEAGLFFAPSKEPTAARLAREEAAKRVCARCPVMVECREHALLQPEPYGVWGGLTAAERRVVLARRRRREVELRKASATDGRIAQAG
- the glpX gene encoding class II fructose-bisphosphatase encodes the protein MTESHHLPPELVVSPEAPDRNLALELVRVTEAAAMAAGRWVGRGDKIGADGAAVNAMRTLISTVSMNGVVVIGEGEKDEAPMLFNGERVGDGTGAEVDIAVDPIDGTTLNAKGMPNAIAVLAAADRGTMFDPSAVFYMDKLVTGPEAADFVDINAPVSVNIRRVAKAKNSSPEDITVMILDRPRHEGIVKEIRETGARIKFISDGDVAGSIMAVREGTGVDMLMGVGGTPEGIISACAIKCLGGVIQGKLWPKDEAERQKALDAGHDLDRVLSTNDLVSGDNVFFVATGITDGELLRGVRYRAETATTQSLVMRSKSGTIRQIDSTHRLSKLRAYSKIDFDRAK
- a CDS encoding DUF1707 domain-containing protein → MDLEKKPEPEKQPQPQRSAAPAEPAPAETAFADPRGSLRASDADRDRIADILRDALAEGRIDPEEHSDRIDAVYRAKTVGELEPIVRDLPSARTRRDPEPVYEDDPADAGGEADSLVAIFSSTTRKGRWRVSRRTNAFALFGNIEIDLTEAIFAQRVTTINATSIFGNVEVRVPENVSLRGNGSGIFGNFEVVTLEGVDPQAPVVVVNGYSVFGNVEARPKRGKWITDLQSKLRKHLGH
- a CDS encoding APC family permease; the encoded protein is MAEDPQVAGREGHGEHGEHTDLRRSLGFRDLVVYGLLFIAPMAPVGVFGTLDAKSHGAVALVYVVATVAMAFTAFSYAQMVRVAPQAGSVFTYARKGLGEGTGFVAGWMALLDYLLIPAVAYLFAGIAMEALVPEVDRWVWTGIAVVVTTLLNLWGVRAAARVGFAVLAMEIVVLLVFVVSAVVVLARDGARRDWWSPLTGDVSFSLAAVIGAVSVAVLSYLGFDAIASFAEEVTGGSAKVARAVLVCLALAGALFVAQTWLVALLEPVSSAELAADPVKQGSAFYDAVEASVGGWLHDLVAVSKAIGAAFAALAGQAAGGRLLFAMGRERRLPHVLARTDSGVPRVALLVAATVTMVAALWAARQDDGLDHLVSVVDVGALTAFVLLHASVVGWFAVRRAEGPPHWLKHVVMPVVGAAILIAVIVEASVAAQVVGVVWLGIGFVVLAVQGTARMPAARP
- a CDS encoding DUF4245 domain-containing protein; translated protein: MWGVAGMRGRQTVRGMFQSLGVIMVAAGVMYLFIPHDESAAPVQAKDYRVELLTAQRAAPYPVLAPEGLGADWKATVVSYKREKSDAWQLGFLSPDTQYVAIHQSTAAPGKYVPEVTHEAKNTGRTQTVAGQVWQRWEGPKYDALVRAEGGSTTVVTGTASFERLAEMAGSLKPQKA
- a CDS encoding exodeoxyribonuclease VII small subunit, which codes for MAAGTEEAALGYEQARDELVEVVRRLEAGGTSLEESLALWERGEELAKVCRRRLEGARARLDASLAAERAAEAEAEGTEE
- the xseA gene encoding exodeoxyribonuclease VII large subunit produces the protein MALTTSAEAPLPVGEVSRLIGGWIDRLGAIWVEGQITQLSRRPGAGVVFLTLRDPSYDISIGVTCYRQVFDSVADLVSEGARVVVHAKPEWYAPRGQLSLRAAEIKPVGIGELLARLEQLKRSLAAEGLFALDRKKPLPFLPHLIGLVCGRASAAERDVLENARRRWPAVRFEVRNVPVQGVKAVPQVVQAVKELDAHEDVDVIIVARGGGSVEDLLPFSDEQLVRAVADCRTPVVSAIGHEPDSPLLDLVADLRASTPTDAAKKVVPDVGEELDRVRGLRDRALRTVRGLLEREERGLAHALGRPVMEHPQRMVEVREDEVDALLARSRRVLGHLLDRADSELSHTRARVRALSPAATMERGYAVLQRADGSVVRSPDEVAEGEELRARVAEGEFAVRRVDAGAGAGPDGAGPA